A portion of the Oscillospiraceae bacterium genome contains these proteins:
- the mutL gene encoding DNA mismatch repair endonuclease MutL, with product MAVIHVLDKHTAELIAAGEVVERPASVVKELLENSIDAGASQITVSIESGGVKLIEISDNGTGIEAEYISTAFIRHATSKIQTPDDLVSIHTLGFRGEALASIASVARVELTTRTEQDEFATVYCIEGGEELSREPGARAVGTTIRVQDLFYNTPARMKFLKKDSSEGTFVADTVTHVALSHPEVSIKFIREGKLQYVTPGDGQLRGAAYSVLGREFSRDLVEVDNQEGVYHIRGLITPPKSCRASRSMQHFYINGRYVRNRTIMAGMEMAFKGTMMQGKFPGGILLLDMPADLVDVNVHPAKIEVRFARENDIFDVVYHAVKLALAQPGTGERHFTFEETKTNEKSKIEVFDGESPENAVKKNNFTGLSAIIPGQADPGTLPPQSAPAPVAPAKPATKTSAPAALEKPTAAAQPRWKQSSVDADILDPFVTLHSPAAPQEKPAEPFRAAASETQLDVEPDFGETKVQAGWNHMAAWDPQPAVPVKEPEKPAAPVQPAREEPEAAAEEPVEPEQMNFAPADGPEPLRYVGEVFRTYILAERGDELCLIDKHAAHERQLYEKLAANYGNVPSQMLLEPTAIDLSAEEKQALLDHVPLLENAGLEIADFGGNTVVLRAVPADVEPQNAESLLIEIANKLLKGGHDALNEHTEWVLHSISCRAAIKAGDKSSPQELLALAEKILSGEVPPFCPHGRPCVLKLTRKELEKQFGRIV from the coding sequence ATGGCCGTGATCCATGTTCTGGACAAGCACACCGCCGAGCTGATCGCAGCCGGTGAGGTAGTTGAACGTCCGGCGTCCGTTGTCAAGGAGCTGCTGGAAAACTCCATCGACGCGGGTGCCAGCCAGATCACCGTGAGCATTGAGTCCGGCGGCGTGAAGCTGATCGAGATCAGCGACAACGGCACCGGCATTGAAGCCGAATACATCTCCACTGCTTTCATCCGACACGCCACCAGCAAGATCCAGACGCCGGACGACCTTGTCAGCATCCATACACTGGGCTTCCGCGGCGAGGCACTGGCCTCCATTGCCAGTGTGGCCCGGGTGGAGCTGACCACCCGCACCGAGCAGGACGAATTTGCCACGGTGTACTGCATCGAGGGCGGGGAAGAGCTCTCCCGTGAGCCGGGCGCCCGTGCCGTGGGCACCACCATCCGGGTGCAGGATCTGTTCTACAATACCCCCGCCCGTATGAAGTTCCTCAAAAAGGACTCCAGCGAGGGCACCTTCGTGGCCGACACGGTCACCCATGTGGCCCTCAGCCACCCGGAGGTGAGCATCAAATTCATCCGGGAAGGCAAACTGCAGTACGTCACCCCCGGTGACGGTCAGCTGCGGGGCGCGGCCTACTCTGTGTTGGGCCGGGAGTTCAGCCGGGACCTTGTGGAAGTGGACAACCAGGAGGGTGTCTACCACATCAGGGGTCTCATCACCCCGCCCAAGAGCTGCCGCGCCAGCCGCAGCATGCAGCATTTTTACATCAATGGACGCTACGTCCGCAACCGCACCATCATGGCCGGTATGGAAATGGCGTTCAAGGGCACCATGATGCAGGGCAAGTTCCCTGGCGGTATCCTGCTGCTGGATATGCCGGCAGACCTGGTGGATGTGAATGTGCACCCGGCCAAGATCGAGGTGCGCTTTGCCCGGGAAAACGACATCTTCGATGTGGTTTACCATGCCGTCAAGCTGGCACTGGCCCAGCCCGGCACCGGCGAGCGGCATTTCACCTTTGAAGAAACAAAAACCAACGAAAAATCCAAGATCGAAGTATTTGACGGAGAATCACCGGAAAACGCCGTAAAGAAAAACAACTTTACAGGGCTTTCTGCCATCATTCCGGGGCAGGCGGACCCGGGCACCCTCCCGCCGCAGTCCGCTCCGGCCCCGGTGGCTCCCGCAAAGCCCGCAACGAAGACATCTGCACCTGCTGCGCTGGAAAAACCGACGGCTGCGGCACAGCCCCGCTGGAAACAGAGCAGCGTGGATGCTGACATCCTGGACCCCTTTGTTACCCTGCACAGCCCGGCCGCCCCGCAGGAAAAGCCTGCTGAACCCTTCCGTGCGGCGGCCAGCGAAACACAGCTGGACGTGGAACCGGATTTCGGTGAGACAAAAGTGCAGGCAGGCTGGAACCACATGGCGGCCTGGGACCCGCAGCCTGCCGTTCCAGTGAAAGAGCCGGAAAAGCCCGCAGCGCCGGTACAGCCTGCACGGGAGGAACCGGAAGCAGCCGCCGAAGAGCCGGTGGAGCCGGAGCAGATGAACTTTGCCCCCGCCGACGGCCCGGAGCCGCTGCGCTATGTGGGCGAGGTGTTCCGTACCTATATCCTGGCCGAGCGCGGCGACGAACTGTGCCTCATCGACAAGCACGCTGCCCATGAGCGCCAGCTGTACGAAAAGCTGGCAGCCAACTACGGCAATGTGCCCAGTCAGATGTTGCTGGAGCCGACGGCCATTGACCTGTCTGCTGAGGAAAAACAGGCCCTGCTGGATCATGTGCCCCTGCTGGAAAACGCAGGGCTGGAGATCGCGGACTTTGGCGGCAACACGGTGGTGCTGCGGGCGGTCCCGGCCGATGTGGAACCGCAGAACGCCGAAAGCCTGCTCATTGAGATCGCCAACAAGCTGCTCAAGGGCGGCCACGACGCACTGAACGAGCACACCGAGTGGGTGCTGCATTCCATCTCCTGCCGTGCGGCCATCAAGGCGGGGGACAAGTCCTCCCCGCAGGAGCTGCTGGCGCTGGCCGAAAAGATCCTTTCCGGCGAAGTGCCGCCCTTCTGCCCTCACGGCCGCCCCTGCGTGCTCAAGTTGACCCGAAAGGAGCTGGAAAAGCAGTTTGGACGCATCGTATAA
- the mutS gene encoding DNA mismatch repair protein MutS, with amino-acid sequence MAELSPMMQQYLEIKKQHKDEILFYRIGDFYEMFFEDALTASKELDLTLTGKQCGLEERAPMCGVPFHSYEGYVARLIAKGYKVAICEQVEDPAKAKGLVKRDIIRVVTPGTVIESSMLQDDRNNYIASIYLKGKKAGLCFADVSTGTAHITELAADKIAPAVITELCRFHPSEVLMNPGLLDCREVTAYIKKNMTCSVELVEDERYAPGLVAASLESQFGRDWPQTTGMAENGLVRFAMAALLEYLHDTQIKGVERLKTVVTYNEAQFMRLSPVTRANLELTETLRGREKRGTLLWVLDKTSTAMGKRMLRSWIEQPLLSSKLINQRLNAVESLVRQTVVRGDLTDELHYIADMERLMTRTVYGSATPKEIYTLAQTCEHLPVLRQQATACGCPELAELAEEIDPLEDIKARIYAAVDPDAPSTLKDGGVIAKGYHTEVDELRSIRDNTKGVLAQLEARLRQETGIPKLKIGYNHVFGYYIEVSNSYKSMVPETYIRKQTLTSGERYITQELKELESKILGAHERLITLERRLFDELLESISAQLDRIQRTANAVAKLDVLTALAQVAAENNYCRPVVDDSDELTITEGRHPVVEQVLKGSLFVPNDTTLNCGEDRCLIITGPNMAGKSTYMRQNALIALMAQIGSFVPAASCHVGVVDAIFTRIGASDDLSAGQSTFMVEMTEVAEILKNATSKSLVVLDEIGRGTSTFDGMSIARAVVEHIADPAKGLGCKTLFATHYHELTELEGTVEGVKNYNIAVKKRGEDITFLRRIVRGPADDSYGIEVAKLAGLPGSVTRRAHEVLRALEATAPKNKVEQMDFDALQEYNSPAVPSEMMEKLEAVDVETLTPIEALNFLYELKKTLKGSLNG; translated from the coding sequence ATGGCAGAGCTGTCGCCCATGATGCAGCAATATCTGGAAATCAAAAAACAACACAAGGACGAGATCCTGTTCTACCGCATCGGCGATTTTTACGAGATGTTCTTTGAGGATGCCCTCACAGCGTCCAAAGAGCTGGATCTGACCCTGACCGGCAAGCAGTGCGGTCTGGAAGAGCGGGCCCCCATGTGCGGCGTGCCCTTCCACAGCTACGAGGGCTATGTGGCGCGTCTGATCGCCAAGGGCTACAAGGTGGCCATCTGTGAGCAGGTGGAGGACCCTGCCAAGGCCAAAGGGCTGGTCAAGCGCGACATCATCCGCGTGGTCACCCCCGGCACGGTCATCGAGAGCAGTATGCTGCAGGATGACCGCAACAATTACATTGCCAGCATCTATCTCAAGGGCAAAAAAGCGGGTCTCTGCTTTGCGGACGTCTCCACCGGCACGGCCCACATCACCGAGCTGGCTGCAGACAAGATCGCCCCGGCGGTGATCACCGAGCTGTGCCGCTTCCACCCCAGCGAAGTGCTGATGAACCCCGGCCTGCTGGACTGCCGCGAAGTGACGGCCTACATCAAAAAGAATATGACCTGCTCGGTGGAGCTGGTGGAGGATGAGCGCTATGCGCCGGGTCTGGTGGCGGCTTCGCTGGAGAGCCAGTTCGGTCGTGACTGGCCCCAGACCACCGGCATGGCCGAAAACGGTCTGGTACGGTTTGCCATGGCGGCACTGCTGGAGTATCTGCACGACACCCAGATCAAGGGCGTGGAGCGCCTGAAAACCGTGGTGACCTACAACGAGGCGCAGTTCATGCGTCTGTCGCCGGTCACCCGGGCCAATCTGGAACTCACCGAGACGCTGCGCGGCCGCGAAAAGCGGGGCACGCTGCTCTGGGTGCTGGACAAGACCAGCACGGCCATGGGCAAGCGCATGCTGCGCAGCTGGATCGAGCAGCCGCTGTTGTCCAGCAAGCTCATCAACCAGCGCCTCAACGCGGTGGAGAGCCTTGTGCGGCAGACCGTCGTGCGCGGCGACCTGACCGACGAGCTGCACTACATTGCCGACATGGAGCGCCTGATGACCCGCACGGTCTATGGCTCGGCCACCCCCAAGGAAATCTATACGCTGGCCCAGACCTGTGAGCATCTGCCGGTCCTCCGGCAGCAGGCAACGGCCTGCGGCTGCCCGGAGCTGGCAGAGCTGGCGGAGGAGATCGACCCGCTGGAGGACATCAAGGCCCGCATCTATGCGGCCGTGGACCCGGATGCACCGTCCACCCTGAAGGACGGCGGCGTCATCGCCAAGGGTTACCACACCGAGGTGGACGAGCTGCGCTCCATCCGCGACAACACCAAGGGGGTGCTGGCCCAGCTGGAAGCCCGCCTGCGGCAGGAGACCGGCATCCCCAAGCTGAAGATCGGCTACAACCATGTGTTCGGCTACTACATCGAGGTCAGCAACTCCTACAAGAGCATGGTGCCGGAGACCTACATCCGCAAGCAGACCCTGACCAGCGGCGAGCGCTACATTACGCAGGAGCTCAAGGAGCTGGAAAGCAAGATCCTGGGGGCCCACGAGCGGCTGATCACGCTGGAGCGCCGCCTGTTCGACGAACTGCTGGAGAGCATCAGCGCCCAGCTGGACCGCATCCAGCGCACGGCCAACGCCGTGGCAAAGCTGGATGTGCTGACCGCCCTAGCGCAGGTGGCGGCGGAGAACAACTACTGCCGCCCCGTGGTGGATGACAGCGACGAGCTGACCATCACCGAGGGCCGCCACCCCGTGGTGGAACAGGTGCTCAAGGGCAGCCTGTTCGTGCCCAATGATACCACCCTCAACTGCGGCGAGGACCGCTGCCTGATCATCACCGGCCCCAACATGGCGGGCAAATCGACCTACATGCGTCAGAATGCGCTCATCGCGCTGATGGCGCAGATCGGCTCCTTTGTGCCGGCCGCCAGCTGCCATGTGGGCGTGGTGGATGCCATCTTTACCCGCATCGGTGCATCGGACGACCTTTCTGCCGGGCAGTCTACCTTTATGGTGGAGATGACCGAGGTGGCCGAGATCCTGAAAAACGCCACCTCCAAGAGCCTTGTGGTGCTGGACGAGATCGGCCGCGGGACCTCCACCTTTGACGGCATGAGCATTGCCCGCGCCGTGGTGGAGCACATTGCAGACCCCGCTAAGGGCCTTGGCTGCAAGACGCTGTTTGCCACCCACTACCACGAGCTGACCGAGCTGGAAGGCACCGTGGAGGGTGTAAAGAACTACAACATCGCGGTCAAGAAGCGCGGTGAGGACATCACCTTCCTGCGACGTATCGTGCGCGGCCCGGCCGATGACAGCTACGGCATTGAGGTGGCCAAGCTGGCCGGTCTGCCCGGCAGCGTGACCCGCCGCGCCCACGAGGTGCTGCGGGCACTGGAAGCCACGGCCCCGAAAAACAAGGTGGAACAGATGGACTTTGATGCCCTGCAGGAGTACAACTCTCCGGCGGTGCCCAGCGAGATGATGGAAAAGCTGGAAGCCGTGGACGTGGAGACCCTGACCCCCATCGAAGCCCTGAATTTCCTCTATGAACTCAAAAAGACCCTGAAGGGCAGCCTGAACGGCTGA
- a CDS encoding YlbF family regulator yields MDCIDLFKRAAVALQTDPRYLALDQARKANDNDENLQNLIGEFNLARMDLNNEIGKSERDDARITELNEKVNNLYGQIMGDEGMTAYNEAKRECENLVNYIDAIINTAMNGGDPMTVQEPSASCTGSCSTCGGCH; encoded by the coding sequence ATGGATTGCATTGATCTGTTCAAGCGCGCTGCAGTGGCCCTGCAGACCGACCCCCGTTACCTGGCACTGGACCAGGCCCGCAAGGCAAACGACAACGACGAGAACCTGCAGAACCTGATCGGCGAGTTCAACCTGGCCCGCATGGACCTGAACAACGAGATCGGCAAGAGCGAGCGCGACGACGCCCGCATCACCGAGCTGAACGAGAAGGTCAACAACCTCTACGGCCAGATCATGGGCGACGAGGGCATGACTGCCTACAACGAGGCCAAGCGCGAGTGCGAAAATCTGGTCAACTACATTGATGCCATCATCAACACTGCCATGAACGGCGGCGACCCGATGACCGTGCAGGAGCCTTCCGCTTCCTGCACCGGAAGCTGCTCCACCTGCGGCGGCTGCCACTAA
- the miaB gene encoding tRNA (N6-isopentenyl adenosine(37)-C2)-methylthiotransferase MiaB: protein MEYISFEHNNIAADLVKQAYDTPPLAFVHSYGCQQNVNDGERIKGVLVDIGYGLCDKPEDADLILFNTCAVREHAEQRVFGNVGALKGLKEKKPGLIIGLCGCMANQKHVVEKLRQSYPYVDLVFGVDGIDTLPQLIAQKLQKHKRVLLDPAQRPVIVENIPIRRESEFRAWLPIMYGCDNFCTYCIVPYVRGREKSRKPGDILAEFRGLVEAGYKEITLLGQNVNSYGKGLEEQIDFSDLLNLLCTVPGDYHIRFMTSHPKDASHKLIDTIAAQPKLCKHLHLPVQCGSDRLLQQMNRHYTIEQYLELIEYARKTVPGITFSSDIIVGFPGETEEDFVKTLELVQKVGYMQLFTFIYSKRTGTKAAELPDPTPRKEKTDRMSRLLKVQDEIAMALVKGQVGQTVQVLVEGYGRSEGTLSGRLDNNLTVEFTADPALLGQYAMVRLTGARATVLLGELAD from the coding sequence TTGGAATACATTAGTTTTGAGCATAATAACATCGCCGCTGATCTGGTAAAGCAGGCTTACGACACCCCGCCGCTGGCCTTTGTGCACAGCTATGGCTGCCAGCAGAACGTCAACGACGGCGAGCGCATCAAGGGTGTGCTGGTGGATATCGGCTACGGCCTGTGCGACAAGCCGGAGGACGCCGACCTGATCCTCTTCAACACCTGCGCTGTGCGTGAGCACGCCGAGCAGCGGGTGTTCGGCAATGTGGGTGCCCTCAAGGGCCTCAAGGAGAAAAAGCCCGGCCTGATCATTGGCCTGTGCGGATGCATGGCCAACCAGAAGCATGTGGTGGAAAAGCTGCGCCAGAGCTACCCCTATGTGGACCTCGTGTTCGGCGTGGACGGCATCGACACCCTGCCGCAGCTGATCGCCCAGAAGCTGCAGAAGCATAAGCGTGTGCTGCTGGACCCCGCCCAGCGCCCGGTGATCGTGGAGAACATCCCCATCCGGCGCGAGAGCGAGTTCCGCGCCTGGCTGCCCATCATGTACGGCTGCGATAATTTCTGCACCTACTGCATCGTGCCTTACGTCCGCGGCCGCGAAAAGAGCCGCAAGCCCGGCGACATCCTGGCCGAGTTCCGGGGTCTTGTGGAGGCCGGCTACAAGGAGATCACCCTGCTGGGCCAGAACGTGAACAGCTACGGCAAGGGCCTGGAAGAGCAGATCGACTTTTCCGACCTGCTCAACCTGTTGTGCACCGTGCCCGGTGACTACCACATCCGGTTCATGACCAGCCACCCCAAGGACGCCAGCCACAAGCTGATCGACACCATCGCCGCCCAGCCCAAGCTGTGCAAGCACCTGCATCTGCCGGTGCAGTGCGGCTCCGATCGGCTGCTGCAGCAGATGAACCGCCATTACACCATTGAGCAGTATCTGGAGCTCATCGAGTACGCCCGCAAGACCGTGCCCGGCATCACCTTCTCCAGCGACATCATCGTCGGCTTCCCCGGCGAGACGGAAGAGGATTTTGTCAAGACGCTGGAATTGGTGCAGAAGGTGGGCTATATGCAGCTGTTCACCTTCATCTACTCCAAGCGCACCGGCACCAAGGCTGCCGAACTGCCGGACCCCACCCCCCGCAAGGAAAAGACCGACCGCATGAGCCGCCTGCTCAAGGTGCAGGACGAGATCGCCATGGCGCTGGTCAAAGGCCAGGTGGGCCAGACCGTGCAGGTGCTGGTGGAAGGCTACGGCCGCAGCGAGGGCACCCTCTCCGGCAGGCTGGACAACAACCTGACGGTGGAGTTCACCGCCGACCCGGCACTGCTGGGCCAGTATGCGATGGTCCGGTTGACCGGTGCCCGTGCTACCGTGCTGCTGGGTGAGCTGGCAGACTGA
- a CDS encoding transcriptional repressor: MRYSKQRELVMQTVQNLCNHPTAEEIYDTAAKECPGLSLGTVYRNLNSLVEAGRVRRVSIPGQADRFDHTLAWHSHLYCTVCGGVTDAEVDEKQVTKLVRGQKGQVQDCAVVFIGVCESCCAAQKAASEA, from the coding sequence ATGCGCTATTCCAAACAGCGTGAGCTGGTCATGCAGACGGTGCAAAACCTCTGCAACCACCCCACCGCCGAAGAGATTTACGACACCGCTGCAAAGGAATGCCCGGGCCTGAGCCTGGGCACCGTGTACCGCAACCTGAACAGTCTGGTGGAGGCAGGCCGCGTGCGCCGGGTGTCCATCCCCGGCCAGGCCGACCGGTTCGACCATACGCTGGCCTGGCACAGCCACCTGTACTGCACGGTGTGCGGCGGCGTGACCGACGCCGAGGTGGACGAAAAGCAGGTGACGAAGCTGGTACGCGGCCAGAAAGGCCAGGTGCAGGACTGCGCCGTGGTGTTCATCGGCGTGTGCGAAAGCTGCTGTGCAGCACAAAAAGCGGCCTCCGAGGCGTAA
- a CDS encoding replication-associated recombination protein A, which produces MNEPLAQRLRPKTLADVCGQQHLLAPGRVFRRTIESGRIPNMIFYGPSGTGKTTVARIIAENSGMTLHKLNGTSCGTGDIKAVLKDIGTLAGAGGILLYLDEIQYLNKKQQQSLLECIEDGSVTLIASTTENPYFYIYNALLSRCTVFEFKSLSAADVEQGLHNALKKLSEGGNTPVRMDEDACAYLAESAGGDLRKALGCLDFAVTAAPVEEGARHITLDMIRQVTRRTAMRYDREGDDHYDIVSAYQKSMRGSDPDAALHYLARLLEAGDLPSACRRLMVCACEDVGLAYPQIIPIVKAAVDAANMVGLPEARLPLADAVILVATSPKSNSAHDAINAAIADVQAGRTGPIPRQLQNKHFDGEDALVKGQNYKYAHDYDHHWVKQQYLPDALKDVKYYTYGDNRTEQAARAYWAKIKGEENV; this is translated from the coding sequence ATGAACGAACCACTGGCGCAGCGCCTGCGGCCCAAAACGCTGGCAGATGTGTGCGGGCAGCAGCATCTGCTGGCCCCGGGCAGGGTGTTTCGCCGCACCATCGAGAGCGGACGCATCCCCAACATGATCTTCTACGGCCCGTCCGGTACCGGCAAGACCACAGTGGCCCGCATCATCGCAGAGAACAGCGGCATGACTCTGCACAAGCTCAACGGCACTTCCTGCGGCACCGGCGACATCAAGGCGGTGCTCAAGGACATCGGCACGCTGGCGGGGGCGGGCGGCATCCTGCTGTATCTGGACGAGATCCAGTACCTGAACAAAAAGCAGCAGCAGAGCCTGCTGGAGTGCATCGAGGACGGCTCGGTCACCCTCATTGCATCCACCACCGAGAACCCGTATTTCTACATCTATAATGCACTGCTGTCCCGGTGCACGGTGTTCGAGTTCAAATCCCTGTCCGCCGCCGACGTGGAGCAGGGCCTGCACAATGCCCTCAAAAAGCTGTCGGAAGGGGGGAACACCCCGGTGCGCATGGACGAGGACGCCTGTGCCTATCTTGCCGAGAGTGCGGGCGGCGATTTGCGCAAGGCACTGGGCTGCCTGGATTTTGCGGTCACGGCGGCCCCGGTGGAAGAGGGTGCCCGGCACATCACGCTGGATATGATCCGGCAGGTCACCCGCCGCACAGCCATGCGGTACGACCGGGAGGGTGATGATCACTATGACATCGTGTCGGCCTACCAGAAGTCCATGCGCGGCTCTGACCCGGACGCGGCATTGCACTATCTGGCCCGTCTGCTGGAAGCCGGCGACCTGCCCTCGGCCTGCCGCCGTCTGATGGTGTGCGCCTGCGAGGACGTGGGCCTTGCCTACCCGCAGATCATCCCCATCGTCAAGGCGGCGGTGGATGCGGCCAACATGGTGGGTCTGCCGGAAGCACGCCTGCCGCTGGCCGACGCGGTGATCCTGGTGGCCACCAGCCCCAAATCCAACAGCGCCCATGACGCCATCAATGCAGCCATCGCGGATGTGCAGGCCGGGCGCACCGGGCCCATCCCGCGTCAGCTGCAGAACAAGCACTTTGACGGCGAGGATGCTCTGGTAAAAGGGCAGAACTACAAGTACGCTCACGACTACGACCACCATTGGGTCAAACAACAGTATCTGCCGGATGCCCTCAAGGACGTGAAATACTACACCTACGGCGACAACCGTACCGAACAGGCGGCCCGCGCCTACTGGGCAAAGATCAAAGGCGAGGAAAACGTCTGA
- a CDS encoding endonuclease III translates to MPARKKEPEDLTAKKELALEVIDRLKKEYPDAGCTLDYDHAWQLLVSVRLAAQCTDARVNIVVEDLFARYPSVAALAAAEPEDIEAIVKPCGLGHSKARDISACMRMLRDKYNCQVPTTFEELLALPGVGRKSANLIMGDVFGKPAIVTDTHCIRLCNKIGLVDGIKEPQKVEMALWKIIPPEEGSDLCHRFVMHGRAVCNARKPECGKCCLNDICRYAREQSGADTAQ, encoded by the coding sequence ATGCCCGCCCGTAAAAAGGAGCCGGAAGATCTCACTGCCAAAAAGGAACTGGCGCTGGAGGTGATCGACCGGCTCAAAAAAGAATATCCGGATGCCGGCTGCACACTGGACTACGATCACGCATGGCAGCTGCTGGTCAGCGTGCGGCTGGCGGCCCAGTGCACGGACGCCCGGGTGAATATCGTAGTGGAGGACCTGTTTGCCCGCTACCCCAGCGTGGCCGCACTGGCCGCTGCCGAGCCGGAGGACATCGAGGCCATCGTCAAGCCCTGCGGACTGGGGCACTCCAAGGCGCGGGATATCTCGGCCTGCATGCGCATGCTGCGGGACAAGTACAACTGCCAGGTGCCTACTACCTTTGAGGAGCTGCTGGCGCTGCCCGGCGTGGGCCGCAAGAGCGCCAACCTGATCATGGGCGATGTGTTCGGCAAACCGGCCATTGTCACCGACACCCACTGCATCCGTCTGTGCAACAAGATCGGCCTTGTGGACGGCATCAAGGAGCCGCAGAAGGTGGAAATGGCCCTGTGGAAGATCATTCCGCCGGAAGAGGGCAGCGACCTGTGCCACCGCTTTGTGATGCACGGCCGCGCTGTGTGCAATGCCCGCAAGCCGGAATGCGGAAAATGCTGTCTGAATGATATCTGCCGCTACGCCCGGGAACAGTCCGGCGCAGACACGGCGCAATAA
- a CDS encoding GlsB/YeaQ/YmgE family stress response membrane protein has product MITLTILLIITLLCILVGCLMGLFSLVGVIASLVAGVLVGALAGYVAGRFMGTETSLGRNILMGILGSFVGEFVFGLFGIYATGSITSFIISVIGACICIWVGQKLSH; this is encoded by the coding sequence ATGATCACATTGACGATTCTGCTGATCATCACCCTGCTCTGCATTCTGGTGGGCTGTCTGATGGGCCTGTTCTCACTGGTGGGCGTGATCGCTTCTCTGGTCGCAGGCGTGCTGGTGGGTGCGCTGGCAGGCTATGTGGCCGGCCGCTTCATGGGTACCGAAACTTCGCTCGGACGCAACATCCTCATGGGCATCCTGGGCAGCTTTGTGGGCGAATTCGTGTTCGGCCTGTTCGGCATTTATGCCACCGGCAGCATCACGTCCTTTATCATTTCAGTCATCGGCGCCTGCATCTGCATCTGGGTGGGCCAGAAGCTGTCGCACTGA
- a CDS encoding phage holin has protein sequence MNNLNNKISAGTIARTACLLLALTNQILSACGKPVLPIESATVEQLVTAGITTVAALIAWWKNNSFTIAAIQADKYLEDKKSQIGK, from the coding sequence ATGAATAACCTGAACAACAAGATCTCCGCCGGTACCATCGCCCGCACCGCCTGCCTGCTGCTGGCCCTGACTAACCAGATCCTCAGCGCCTGCGGCAAGCCTGTGCTGCCCATCGAGAGCGCCACCGTGGAGCAGCTGGTCACCGCTGGCATCACCACGGTGGCCGCGCTGATTGCCTGGTGGAAGAACAACAGCTTCACCATCGCCGCAATCCAGGCGGACAAGTACCTGGAGGACAAGAAGAGCCAGATCGGCAAGTAA